In Caminicella sporogenes DSM 14501, a single window of DNA contains:
- a CDS encoding TIGR02556 family CRISPR-associated protein, whose amino-acid sequence MELNAVSELGKKRLEDIMKKKVGDVLELFVENPNDNGTYNTVLEITLNKDFDYIGINIAEFRKDFILKYLYKKGATNGADYTPTARLTTPEKTFNKKILKCLEDTIKEYKGHSEKDMIKKLLDTLKDNQEKIINDIKGSINSKNKYILTVKYDEKYIGEFEIFKEKVKNQAIKSYYLIDKKESKGKNKKCSICKKEKEEVFGNANIFKFYTVDKKGYVAGGFKKLDSWKNFPVCEDCAINLELGKKYLDENLKFKFQGRDFYLIPKLLYKKNLDKVLKTLTKLDDRNIDDRYENAEEMIIKRLSKVEDYATFDMLFFEVNNSALNIKLNVQEILPSRFRKIYENMTKINSIFSSSEISENIKVNFSFLNTLFPRKTYNRYFLETIDIILSDKEIDYKFIISHICNHIIEKFNQDEGKYFYYETIKSYGFLMYLRLLGVLFKEKGQVKIMDKMEWNIANYNSKEELFENLFNENMDFFTTPDKKAVFLLGFLTQKLLNLQYAKEKRKPFISRLKGLRLSKKDIKRLLPEIQNKFIEYDAEYYRDIQALASKYLLEAGEKWTISELDIPFYFSLGMNLERHIILTDKEEYEDD is encoded by the coding sequence ATGGAATTAAATGCTGTATCTGAACTTGGGAAGAAAAGATTAGAGGATATTATGAAGAAAAAAGTAGGAGATGTATTAGAGTTATTTGTCGAAAATCCAAATGATAACGGTACATACAATACTGTATTAGAAATAACTTTAAATAAAGATTTTGACTATATAGGAATAAATATAGCTGAGTTTAGAAAAGATTTTATTTTAAAATATCTATATAAAAAAGGTGCGACTAATGGAGCTGATTATACACCGACTGCTAGATTAACAACACCTGAAAAAACATTTAATAAGAAAATATTAAAATGTCTAGAAGATACAATTAAAGAATATAAAGGACACAGTGAAAAAGATATGATAAAAAAATTATTAGACACCTTAAAAGATAATCAAGAAAAAATAATAAATGATATTAAAGGCAGTATAAATTCAAAAAACAAATATATTTTGACAGTTAAGTATGATGAAAAATATATTGGCGAATTTGAAATATTTAAAGAAAAAGTTAAAAACCAAGCCATAAAAAGTTATTATCTAATAGATAAAAAAGAATCAAAAGGAAAAAACAAAAAGTGTTCAATTTGTAAAAAAGAGAAAGAAGAAGTTTTTGGTAATGCTAATATATTTAAGTTTTATACTGTAGATAAAAAAGGATATGTAGCAGGTGGTTTCAAAAAATTAGATTCGTGGAAGAATTTTCCTGTATGTGAAGATTGTGCGATTAATCTTGAACTTGGCAAAAAATATCTTGATGAAAATTTAAAGTTTAAGTTTCAAGGAAGAGATTTTTATTTAATACCTAAACTTCTTTATAAAAAAAATTTAGATAAGGTATTAAAAACTCTAACAAAATTAGATGATAGAAATATTGATGATAGATATGAAAATGCAGAAGAAATGATTATAAAAAGGCTTTCAAAAGTGGAAGATTATGCGACTTTCGATATGCTTTTCTTTGAAGTAAATAATTCTGCTCTTAATATCAAACTTAATGTACAAGAAATTTTGCCTTCAAGATTTAGAAAAATATATGAAAATATGACAAAAATAAATTCTATTTTTAGTAGTAGCGAGATTAGTGAGAATATTAAAGTGAATTTTTCATTTTTAAATACATTATTCCCAAGAAAGACGTACAATAGATATTTTCTTGAAACTATTGATATTATACTTTCTGACAAGGAAATTGATTATAAGTTTATAATATCTCATATCTGTAATCACATTATAGAAAAATTTAATCAGGATGAAGGAAAATATTTTTATTATGAAACTATTAAATCGTATGGATTTTTAATGTATTTAAGATTATTAGGCGTTTTGTTTAAAGAAAAAGGGCAGGTGAAAATTATGGATAAAATGGAGTGGAATATAGCTAATTATAATTCAAAAGAAGAATTATTTGAAAATTTATTTAATGAAAATATGGATTTTTTTACTACTCCTGATAAAAAAGCTGTATTTTTATTAGGATTTTTAACTCAAAAATTACTAAATTTACAGTATGCTAAAGAAAAGAGGAAACCGTTTATAAGTAGATTAAAAGGATTGAGATTATCTAAAAAAGATATAAAAAGACTACTTCCAGAAATACAAAATAAGTTTATAGAATATGATGCAGAATATTATAGAGATATACAAGCTTTAGCATCTAAATACTTACTTGAAGCTGGAGAAAAATGGACAATTTCAGAACTTGATATACCATTCTATTTTTCATTAGGTATGAATTTAGAAAGACACATTATATTAACTGATAAGGAGGAATATGAAGATGATTAA
- the cas6 gene encoding CRISPR-associated endoribonuclease Cas6 — MRLSIEFSFKNKLVLPIHYNHILQGFIYKNISDNAFRRFLHDEGYKYEKRSFKLFTFSRVFGPFKMDKQSNTIIFSSPIKLVVSSILDDFINDFASTLIKKDNLVLGKTQIRLEKIEVFSNREIEEEVVIKMLSPAVTYSTVDIHGKKKTIYYKPGDGVFSELAYKNLQKKYKSFYRKDMPECEFSVNPINDEKIKLILANYRGFIIKGWIGEFIMKGSKELIKLAYDTGLGSKNAQGFGCFEIVDVRR; from the coding sequence GTGAGATTAAGTATAGAATTTTCATTTAAAAATAAATTAGTATTACCAATACACTACAATCATATTTTACAAGGATTTATCTATAAAAATATTTCTGATAATGCATTTAGACGTTTTTTGCATGATGAAGGTTATAAATATGAAAAAAGGAGTTTTAAGTTATTTACTTTTTCAAGGGTATTTGGACCATTTAAAATGGACAAGCAGTCTAATACAATAATATTTTCATCTCCTATTAAGTTAGTGGTTTCATCAATACTAGATGATTTTATTAATGATTTTGCTAGTACATTGATAAAAAAAGACAATCTCGTTTTAGGAAAAACTCAAATAAGATTAGAAAAAATAGAAGTATTTTCTAATCGTGAAATAGAAGAAGAGGTTGTTATAAAAATGCTGTCTCCAGCAGTTACATACAGTACAGTTGATATTCATGGCAAGAAAAAAACGATTTATTACAAGCCCGGAGATGGAGTTTTTTCTGAATTAGCATATAAAAATTTGCAGAAAAAATATAAATCTTTTTATAGAAAAGATATGCCAGAATGTGAATTTTCAGTAAATCCAATTAATGATGAGAAAATAAAATTAATTTTAGCTAATTATAGAGGATTTATCATTAAAGGCTGGATAGGTGAATTTATAATGAAAGGTTCTAAAGAACTAATTAAATTAGCTTATGATACGGGATTAGGAAGTAAAAACGCTCAAGGATTTGGGTGTTTTGAGATAGTAGATGTAAGGAGGTGA